Proteins encoded within one genomic window of Theobroma cacao cultivar B97-61/B2 chromosome 7, Criollo_cocoa_genome_V2, whole genome shotgun sequence:
- the LOC108662771 gene encoding cytochrome P450 72A15-like, translating to MPQVTIILYEVLRLYPSIIALIRSIPKETKPGKLFLPVGVEISLPVLLIHHDQELWGKDAHEFNPDRFSERVSKATKSQVIYSPFGWGLRICIEMNFAQMEAKMALAMILRQFWFEISSSYAHSPCGIFTLRPQHGAHLIYINFGLRIKFRILNETW from the coding sequence atGCCACAAGTAACAATAATCTTGTACGAGGTTCTCAGGCTCTACCCTTCAATCATTGCGTTAATACGCTCCATTCcgaaagaaacaaaaccagGAAAATTGTTTTTGCCAGTTGGTGTAGAAATTTCACTGCCTGTGTTGTTGATTCACCATGATCAAGAACTTTGGGGCAAAGATGCGCATGAGTTTAATCCTGACAGGTTCTCGGAAAGGGTTTCAAAAGCAACAAAGAGTCAAGTCATATATTCCCCTTTCGGATGGGGTCTTAGAATCTGCATCGAAATGAACTTTGCTCAGATGGAAGCAAAAATGGCGCTTGCAATGATCCTAAGACAATTCTGGTTTGAGATTTCCTCTTCTTATGCTCACTCTCCTTGCGGCATTTTTACTCTACGTCCACAGCATGGTGCTCACTTAATTTACATAAACTTTGGACTCAGAATCAAATT